Proteins found in one Plasmodium coatneyi strain Hackeri chromosome 10, complete sequence genomic segment:
- a CDS encoding SICA antigen, translated as MDDPSDLLTPYLPTIPVLIGTSVISSLLWKYFFLGKKRKRHKRVHKIPDSPPLGEQLPDNVDDQADDPHTYTLVKKRKQPRSAPTGRTKRSRKRGVHRRGGVHRRMIIDIHLEVLDECQKGDLNSTKEDYFTILVQEFMGSEFIKEEYVPEEQVSMVDVPKEQIPSLGKEDLVPKEQVPMDDIPREEVPSSDSGFREEDFLPKESVLTEGVPREQVQCSDS; from the exons ATGGACGACCCTTCCgacctccttaccccataccttcctaccattcccgTCTTAATTGGTACTTCTGTCATAAGTTCTTTGCTTTggaaa tattttttccttggtaaaaaaagaaaacgtcacAAAAGAGTACATAAAATACCTGATTCTCCCCCCTTAGGAGAACAACTCCCTGATaatgtggacgaccaggcagatgatccacatacatatacattagtaaaaaaacgtaaacaaccaagatctgctCCAACGGGAAGAACGAAGAGATCAAGAAAACGGGGCGTTCATCGCCGTGGTGGTGTGcatcgccgcatgattattgatattcatttagaagtcttagacgaatgtcaaaaaggggatctgaattcgacgaaggaggaTTATTTTACCATTCTTGTTCAAGAGTTTATGGGATCGgaattcataaaagaagaatatgtTCCGGAGGAACAAGTTtctatggttgatgttcctaaggaacag ATTCCgagtttagggaaggaagacctcgttcctaaggaacaagttcCTATGGATGATATTCCTAGGGAAGaagttccaagttcagattccgggtttagggaggaagactttcttcctaaggaaagtgttcTTACGGAAGGAGTTCCTAGGGAACAGGTtcaatgttcagattcctga
- a CDS encoding SICA antigen, protein MSVHYFSFLNSQQKIWDDMKAMFQEVTDRLKNDEDRVKLLCESVDHRTNTNAVIKKELCKALLRIIYFINGFKPGNRINQGWKVKEALDVEKYLRCVVGNVTIMKLFGGHCRMKEVSQYVKGIIDETSGVHNIEGVHENCQSVPLDELILGKRLVSTEMEPWIENIASGINSIKQIRYYNKCVTDTNIIHDSSIPIRGSTANIRKILGRKEKDEQLKELLDDKGDISKDDVKKIVQKVKEIKERRKNPCSESLTGGFEQGEEVGIEEWLTEFSNLTVNNSDYYDYDRVENVSALCDDDDTFKTANVTDGYKKFCRVLIKNLWIVSKCHDPKYTGNKCIKGGSSCYYVEPCDLLKIWLMYVRGLCIPGEVVQGIFEAVEQVKTFFENNGTYKECDLKSFPSLYREDADMLYNISELLRNSELLRKQLGSRELEWCEAVPTGVKWVQWVDTRISQSLGRSNAAVTQTPELEKMKQIIEKTEKRLKEDKEELEQISEVITQVTEQSSGQGSGQGTNPGSPPPIQPSSVGENCTTAGADLCTRVQCVTNKYHQNNGGTSPTWSEMQGEIDRSATEMFKKISTNSTEVPPYCIDAGKQSRRVTDPERKACTYITEGLKYIYNIAIDKKDLEDQDANARLRARDNRLFKQTMLCLVLNAYADKLKDHVTSPCEVSEQTIIQAFEKGNELIDKWCEGKKNGGKMECVVCKREDYKTCKIDYNGKEEEIEPKLNAMLQKNGQKKELDRGISSTFNSLCSRVQCVITQKTREKRDKTSKEVWEDAAWDDAKGDVLKDLSEALTKGNGEDEDECKRIGGKDGTRDGANKRACNYIVNGLKHIYSITQDSQGTTDHQHKKNSRIFKQTMSCFILNVYAELLKGKCIDENTIMQAFNAEESFRTMECTGGKCEQCKWDNCTEFIIGQKNSSRRNEIKGELEKNKDIKPTLSTIDTLCNPQTAKPEAVRPPDSAARNESTSEDGSVAKSAPAPVEKTPKKAVQEVDPEQQGTGKSRASDTKKIPKKVDCNSHEADEGVDIEACLSLDGDQPTTPSAVDLDEKNEADHRGGVVGEPGSQMGKVDIVQVQLMIVKLQALRTQTLKLLPDLQELKQAQVVLMVVKMVVEVVVDLVRDLVQHHNPPLLHHHNKVVTNHKVHLPQGNHPIIHQHKQEQQEQQQKEYRHLLLPQLLARLTTFLITLPHTFLPLLCSLVCLL, encoded by the exons ATGAGTGTACACTACTTCTCCTTTCTTAATTCACAGCAAAAAATATGGGATGATATGAAAGCAATGTTCCAGGAGGTGACGGATCGATTGAAGAATGATGAGGACAGGGTAAAACTTCTATGTGAATCAGTGGACCATAGGACAAATACGAATGCAGTTATTAAGAAGGAGCTGTGCAAAGCCTTACTACGAATAATTTACTTCATAAATGGATTTAAGCCTGGGAACCGAATAAATCAAGGGTGGAAAGTAAAAGAAGCATTGGATGTGGAGAAATACTTGAGGTGTGTAGTGGGCAATGTGACCATCATGAAATTATTTGGTGGACACTGTAGAATGAAAGAAGTGAGTCAGTATGTAAAGGGAATTATAGATGAAACGAGCGGTGTGCACAATATTGAAGGAGTACATGAAAATTGCCAGTCAGTACCATTGGATGAATTAATATTAGGCAAACGACTTGTTTCCACAGAAATGGAACCATGGATTGAAAATATTGCGAGTGGAATAAATTCTATAAAACAGATACGATACTATAACAAATGTGTCACGGACACTAATATAATCCACGACTCAAGCATTCCCATACGGGGAAGCACTGCGAATATTAGGAAAATattaggaaggaaggagaaggacgaGCAATTGAAGGAACTTCTGGATGATAAGGGCGATATATCGAAGGACGATGTGAAGAAAATAGTAcagaaagtaaaagaaataaaggaaaggaggaagaacccGTGTTCTGAAAGTCTCACGGGCGGATTTGAGcagggggaagaag TTGGTATAGAGGAGTGGTTAACGGAATTTTCTAATTTAACCGTAAATAACAGTGATTATTATGACTATGACCGTGTAGAAAACGTTTCTGCTTTGTGTGATGACGATGATACTTTCAAAACTGCGAATGTGACAGATGGTTACAAGAAATTCTGTAGGGTTCTTATAAAGAACCTATGGATAGTTTCTAAATGTCATGATCCAAAGTACACAGGCAATAAGTGCATTAAAGGTGGGAGCAGCTGCTACTATGTGGAACCATGTGACCTGTTGAAAATTTGGTTAATGTATGTACGGGGGTTGTGTATACCGGGGGAAGTGGTACAGGGTATATTTGAAGCAGTTGAGCAAGTGAAAACGTTCTTCGAAAATAATGGTACATACAAAGAGTGCGACCTAAAGTCCTTCCCATCTTTATACAGGGAGGATGCCGACATGTTGTATAATATCTCCGAGTTATTAAGAAACAGTGAACTCCTGCGGAAGCAACTGGGGTCGCGCGAGCTAGAGTGGTGCGAGGCTGTACCCACCGGTGTCAAATGGGTACAGTGGGTAGATACACGTATCTCTCAGAGCCTAGGGCGCTCCAATGCGGCTGTGACACAAACGCcagaattagaaaaaatgaaacaaattaTTGAAAAGACCGAGAAAAGATTGAAAGAGGACAAGGAAGAATTAGAACAAATTTCTGAAGTCATTACACAGGTCACAGAACAGAGTTCCGGACAAGGATCTGGTCAAGGAACTAATCCCGGATCCCCACCACCAATTCAACCATCCTCAGTTGGTGAAAACTGCACTACCGCTGGAGCTGACCTATGTACCCGCGTACAATGCGTAACAAATAAATATCATCAGAACAACGGTGGAACAAGTCCAACCTGG AGTGAAATGCAGGGCGAAATCGATCGTAGTGCCACAGAAATGTTTAAGAAAATATCTACAAATAGCACAGAAGTGCCACCGTACTGTATTGATGCAGGGAAGCAGAGTAGAAGAGTCACGGACCCAGAGAGAAaagcatgtacatacattacTGAGGGGCTGAAGTACATATACAACATTGCGATAGATAAGAAAGATTTAGAGGACCAAGATGCGAACGCTAGACTGAGGGCCCGAGATAACAGGTTGTTCAAACAAACCATGTTATGCCTAGTTCTAAACGCTTATGCAGATAAGTTGAAAGATCACGTTACATCTCCCTGTGAGGTCAGTGAGCAAACAATAATTCAAGCATTTGAGAAAGGGAATGAGCTCATTGATAAGTGGTgtgagggaaagaagaatggtGGAAAGATGGAATGTGTAGTttgtaaaagggaagactATAAAACGTGCAAAATAGACTATAACgggaaagaggaggaaatagAGCCTAAGTTGAATGCCATGCTCCAGAAGAAcggccaaaaaaaagaattagaTCGAGGTATAAGTTCTACATTTAACTCCTTATGTAGTCGCGTTCAATGTGTAATAACACAAAAGAccagggaaaaaagggacaagACGAGCAAAGAAGTGTGGGAG GATGCAGCCTGGGATGACGCTAAGGGTGACGTATTGAAAGATCTGTCTGAGGCGTTGACTAAGGGGAATGGGGAAGACGAAGATGAATGTAAAAGGATTGGAGGAAAAGACGGTACAAGGGATGGCGCAAATAAAAGGGCATGTAATTATATTGTTAATGgtttaaaacatatatatagtattaCGCAGGATTCGCAGGGCACTACTGACCAtcagcacaaaaaaaatagcagaatatttaaacaaactATGTCATGTTTTATATTAAATGTGTATGCAGAACTCCTTAAAGGGAAGTGTATAGACGAAAACACTATAATGCAAGCATTCAATGCTGAGGAAAGTTTTCGCACAATGGAATGTACAGGGGGTAAATGTGAACAATGTAAATGGGACAATTGTACAGAGTTTATAATTGGACAGAAGAACAGCAGCCGTCggaatgaaataaaaggggagcttgaaaagaataaagataTAAAGCCAACTCTGTCTACTATAGATACTTTATGTAACCCACAAACTGCCAAACCAGAAGCAGTACGACCTCCTGACTCAGCTGCAAGAAATGAATCTACCTCAGAAGATGGAAGTGTGGCGAAGTCTGCACCAGCACCCGTAGAAAAAACGCCTAAGAAGGCAGTGCAGGAGGTGGATCCTGAGCAACAAGGAACAGGTAAGAGTAGAGCATCAGATACCAAGAAAATTCCCAAAAAAGTAGACTGTAACAGCCATGAAGCTGATGAGGGTGTGGATATTGAAGCATGCCTTAGTCTGGACGGCGATCAGCCAACAACACCATCCGCTGTTGATCTggatgagaaaaatgaagccGATCACAGGGGAGGTGTCGTTGGTGAACCAGGTAGTCAGATGGGTAAGGTTGATATA GTCCAGGTACAACTGATGATAGTCAAACTTCAAGCACTAAGGACACAGACACTCAAACTCCTTCCGGATCTGCAGGAGCTGAAGCAG GCGCAAGTAGTACTCATGGTAGTCAAGATGGTAGtggaggtggtggtggaccTGGTCAGGGACCTGGTCCAGCACCACAACCCCCccctcctccaccaccacaacaaggtGGTAACAAACCACAAGGTCCACCTCCCCCAGGGAAACCATCCAATAATCCACCAGCACAAACAAGAGCAACAGGAGCAACAACAAAAGGAATATCGCCACCTACTGCTGCCTCAGTTGTTAGCAAGATTGACAACCTTTCTGATcaccttaccccataccttcctaccactcCTGTGTTCCTTGGTATGTCTGCtatga
- a CDS encoding Glutathione synthetase: MESDLESRVNHFYEVVRREILNFFTEKKDNNQYLSYARIQLLIQDLMDYLNNGAFYTFTKASQGEGNTMYLQDPKFFAFSMIPQKLSRNILQLCQQCTLLHAELFDNIVCDMPFLLSLFEGIKHYDEFCGRLIGICERVYLSMEDPGRDIKNDIRCVIGRSDYMLDSRQDERNGQNGKNEGNCHVKQVEYNTISVALGNLSTVLFEAHKNMLKQIYREYFPFKGEGQAQGHRAGGGGYSLTDVGSILERKFKNDFLEGTLTCLKKCHEAYLTETQPLQGQNKTIILSILHNGDLNLFDKYRTKYELNKMDITLKFLTLKELELFYEKKKIFLNYPHETLEETLKRVKECQGDLHKEKFAPGKLLLDLNTEEYDPSGGKCPNYKQHVFEVSVVYFRSLYSPDHFNETIWHVRELLEFSDAVKIPCLPYQLVGFKRIQMILLDESILKRYLSLDLNKMRKSEKQIQHDMKLLQKTFALQVDPSLSENEHIVSQAIREEHNYLLKPQREGGKNNLHGRDIREKLMLYYKPEQRDKLSFYVLMQKLFPTPFTAVHCRTRLRPIGEGASDASHTEKEKVGGNISCVQCANKSDVLEFSPEQSITEIGLFHNFVFCKNVNLLNEQKGYLIRTKSATENEGAVKMLSVLRNTLRNAKPLRNFKLFLREEDYYSPGEEQTALRATTLNSDYGSLHANVFFNDVSILVEDPRMTEKNSTLLFNKVRNDKRHRKRAFQKRGYWKKMHYFTRKANMMSFAFKMQNIDYEKMKKLKRGEVYST, from the exons ATGGAGAGCGACCTAGAGAGCAGAGTGAACCACTTCTACGAAGTGGTGCGGAGGGAAATCCTAAATTTCTTCACAGAGAAGAAAGACAATAACCAGTACCTAAGTTACGCACGGATACAACTGTTAATACAAGACCTGATGGACTATCTAAATAATGGTGCATTCTACACCTTCACGAAAGCGTCCCAAGGGGAAGGCAACACCATGTACCTCCAGGATCCTAAGTTCTTCGCATTTTCCATGATCCCACAGAAGCTAAGTCGAAATATCCTACAGCTTTGTCAGCAGTGCACACTGCTTCACGCTGAATTGTTCGATAACATCGTTTGTGatatgccatttttattaagCCTGTTTGAAGGGATAAAACACTACGATGAGTTCTGTGGCAGGTTGATTGGTATTTGCGAGAGGGTCTATTTGAGTATGGAGGACCCAGGGCGAGATATAAAAAACGACATACGGTGCGTTATTGGCAGATCCGACTATATGTTGGACAGCAGACAAGACGAACGAAACGgacagaatggaaaaaacgaaggaaACTGCCACGTGAAGCAAGTCGAGTACAACACCATTTCGGTGGCATTAGGGAACTTGTCGACCGTCCTGTTCGAGGCGCACAAGAATATGCTGAAGCAGATTTACCGGGAGTACTTTCCCTTCAAGGGGGAGGGTCAAGCGCAAGGGCATCGGGccggaggaggaggatatTCCCTAACCGACGTGGGCTCCATCCTGGAgaggaaatttaaaaatgactTCCTCGAGGGAACACTCACATGCTTGAAGAAGTGCCACGAGGCTTACCTCACCGAAACACAACCGTTGCAAGGACAGAACAAAACGATAATCCTTTCCATTCTACACAATGGGGATCTTAACCTTTTCGATAAATATAGGACCAAGTATGAGTTAAATAAAATGGACATAACGCTCAAGTTCTTAACCTTAAAAGAGCTAGAacttttttatgaaaaaaaaaaaatttttttaaattacccACACGAGACGTTAGAAGAGACATTAAAAAGGGTGAAGGAATGTCAAGGGGACCTCCATAAGGAGAAGTTTGCTCCAGGGAAACTCCTTCTCGATTTGAATACGGAAGAGTATGACCCATCTGGGGGAAAGTGCCCCAATTATAAGCAGCACGTGTTTGAAGTCAGCGTGGTGTATTTCCGCTCACTGTACTCACCAGATCACTTTAATGAGACCATTTGGCATGTGAGGGAGTTACTCGAATTCAGTGACGCTGTAAAGATACCATGCCTGCCTTACCAGCTAGTGGGATTCAAACGAATACAAATGATCCTCCTTGATGAGTCCATCCTAAAACGCTACCTGTCTCTAGACTTAAACAAGATGAGAAAATCAGAAAAGCAAATACAACATGATATGAAGCTCCTACAGAAAACATTCGCCCTGCAGGTTGATCCTTCACTGAGCGAAAATGAGCACATCGTTTCGCAGGCCATTCGGGAGGAACACAATTATTTGCTCAAGCCGCagagggaaggaggaaaaaacaacttACACGGTAGAGATATTAGGGAAAAGCTTATGCTTTACTATAAACCGGAGCAACGGGATAAGCTTTCCTTTTATGTCCTCATGCAGAAGTTGTTTCCGACTCCATTTACTGCAGTGCATTGCAGGACGAGGTTGCGCCCAATTGGGGAGGGCGCTAGTGATGCGTCCCAcacagagaaggaaaaagtgggaGGAAATATCTCCTGCGTCCAATGTGCGAACAAATCCGACGTCCTTGAATTCTCTCCTGAGCAATCCATCACCGAAATTGGCCTTTTCCACAATTTTgtgttttgcaaaaatgtgaacctGCTGAATGAACAGAAGGGGTACCTGATACGGACGAAGAGCGCCACGGAGAACGAGGGCG CGGTCAAAATGCTTTCCGTGCTGAGGAACACTCTCCGAAACGCAAAACCTTTGCGTAACTTTAAATTGTTTTTACGAGAAGAGGACTACTACTCCCCTGGGGAGGAACAAACGGCACTTCGGGCCACTACACTTAACTCCGATTATGGATCCCTCCATGcgaatgtattttttaacgACGTGAGCATATTAGTGGAGGATCCGCGCATGACGGAGAAGAACAGCACGCTGCTGTTTAATAAAGTTCGAAATGATAAGCGGCACAGAAAACGGGCCTTCCAGAAAAGGGGCTACTGGAAGAAGATGCACTACTTCACGCGCAAGGCCAACATGATGAG CTTCGCCTTCAAGATGCAAAATATCGattacgaaaaaatgaagaaactgaaaaggggggaagtttATTCCACATAG